A single region of the Cucumis melo cultivar AY unplaced genomic scaffold, USDA_Cmelo_AY_1.0 utg000376l, whole genome shotgun sequence genome encodes:
- the LOC127145951 gene encoding polygalacturonase-like has translation MPSQPFLFFPYFGKRLSLCRFLRFEMMVVVIIFLALLLKKHALTAAAGGLTFDIVNLGAKPDGKTDASHALQSAWARACSSTVASTVYVPKGRFYVQSGNFIGPCNYNSITFLINGTLVASSNFKVLAKSRTWISFSRINALSIYGGILDGQGTTLWACKNSGINTCSLGATTLEVSDSQNILINGLSSVNSQMYHIVVYDCQDVKIQGVKVLAASNSPNTDGIHVERSSNVTILNSNIRTGDDCISIGPGTSHLWMERLACGPGHGISIGSLGKWWEEAGVENVTLKTAHFNGTMNGVRIKSWGRPSNGFAKNILFQHIVFDNVNNPLIIDQNYCPHNQGCPGQASGVKISNVRYEDIHGTSATEVGINFECSPARPCNEIRLKDVKLIFKDQIAQASCEYATGTTLGLVQPSNCLV, from the exons ATGCCTTCACAGCCCTTTTTATTTTTCCCATACTTTGGCAAAAGACTATCCCTTTGTAGATTTTTAAGATTTGAAATGATGGTTGTTGTTATAATTTTCCTTGCTCTTCTGTTAAAGAAGCACGCCTTGACTGCTGCTGCTGGTGGATTGACGTTTGATATCGTCAATCTTGGAGCCAAGCCGGATGGTAAGACCGATGCCTCTCATGCGTTGCAGTCTGCATGGGCTCGTGCATGCTCCTCTACAGTTGCGTCTACCGTTTATGTGCCCAAAGGAAGATTCTACGTTCAAAGTGGTAACTTTATTGGACCTTGTAACTATAATTCTATCACCTTTCTCATCAACGGCACACTTGTGGCTTCTTCGAATTTTAAGGTTCTGGCCAAATCAAGAACCTGGATTTCTTTCTCACGTATAAATGCACTTTCCATTTATGGTGGCATTCTTGATGGCCAAGGAACTACCTTGTGGGCTTGCAAAAACTCAGGGATCAACACTTGCTCTCTTGGCGCAACA ACGTTGGAAGTTTCAGATTCACAGAATATATTGATCAATGGATTATCTTCAGTTAACAGCCAAATGTATCACATTGTTGTGTATGACTGTCAAGACGTGAAGATTCAAGGAGTGAAAGTCTTAGCTGCCAGCAATAGCCCCAACACTGATGGCATTCATGTGGAGAGATCATCAAATGTTACCATTCTCAATTCAAACATTCGCACCGGGGACGACTGCATCTCAATTGGCCCTGGGACTTCCCATTTATGGATGGAAAGACTTGCATGTGGACCTGGACATGGAATCAG CATTGGGAGTTTGGGGAAATGGTGGGAAGAGGCTGGAGTGGAAAATGTGACATTAAAAACAGCTCATTTCAACGGAACAATGAATGGAGTGAGGATTAAATCTTGGGGAAGGCCCAGCAATGGGTTTGCAAAGAACATTCTTTTTCAACACATTGTTTTTGACAATGTCAACAACCCTCTCATCATTGATCAAAATTACTGCCCACATAACCAAGGCTGCCCCGGTCAG GCTTCTGGAGTAAAGATTAGTAATGTAAGATATGAAGACATCCATGGAACGTCAGCTACTGAAGTAGGTATAAACTTTGAGTGTAGCCCTGCAAGGCCATGCAACGAAATAAGATTGAAAGATGTAAAGTTGATATTCAAGGATCAAATTGCCCAAGCATCGTGTGAATATGCAACAGGAACTACCTTGGGTCTAGTTCAACCTTCTAATTGCTTAGTATAG